AAGCTACACCTATGATGAAGGATCAATGACCTATACCTTTAAGTTAAGAAACGGTGTAAAGTGGCAAGATGGTGAGCCATTTACTGCTCAGGATGTAGTTTTTACTTATGATAAATTGACCAAAGACACGACGTTATCGGCTAGTGTATTAAGTAATTATACAGATATTACCAAGGTTGAGGCAATCGATGATAAGACGGTCGCAATTACGCTCTCTCAATTTAATGCTGCGATGCTGAATAATTTTACAATCGGCATCATACCTAAACACTTACTTGACGGTCAAGATCTGACAACGGCATCATTTAATCAAAATCCCGTGGGAACCGGTCGTTACAAATTTGTTGAGTGGGATAAAACTGGGGCAACCATCACGCTTGAAAAAAACGAAGCTTATTATGATAAAATTCCGAATATCGATCGCGTGGTTTACAAAACAGTGGCTGTAGAAAACACCAAAGCCTTAATGCTAGAATCTGGTGAAGCTGACCTTGCCTGGTTGAACGCCAATTATGCTGAAAAATTCCGGGGAAAAGATGGCTATACGAACATTGATTTTACAACAGCAGACTATCGGGCGGTATCGATGGATTATCGAACGGATTTCTGGATCAATAATAAAGACTCGGTGGGTGTTCTTAATGATGCAATCGACAAAGATGCGGTTGTTAAAAGCGTTTTAAATAACGAGGGATGTACTGCTTATAGCCCAATTCAGTTAAATGCGTTTGGCGGAAATACGGCGGCCGATATTTATAGTTATGATTTAAATAAATTTGCTCAGGAAATGCAGACTTTAGGTTGGGTTAAAGGTGATGACGGTATTTACGAACGAAATGGGCAAAAATTTCACTTTACCATTCAGGTTCGAGATTATGAAGAAGAACGAATTGACATTGCTAACGTTGTTTCAAAACAGCTTAAAGAAGCTGGTGTTGATATGGAAATTGTATTAGTGACAAAATTTGATTGGAAATCCGGTTATAATGGGTTCTTATCTGGTTACGCGGTTGAGTTTGATCCAGATGCATTGTATGCTCAATTTACAACCGATGGCAGTGCTAATACCATGAAATATTCGAACCCGGTTGTCGATAATTTATTAACTCAAGCAAGACATGAAAAAGATGTTACAGCTAGAAAAGATCTTTATGGTCAATTTGAGGTTGCTTTCTCGCAGCAACCAGCATCTGTTTTAATTGCCTATTTGGATGGAAATTACGTGAGTATCAGTGGACTTAAAGGACTCGATACAAAAAGAGTTCTCGGTCATCACGCTGTTGGCGTGATGTGGAATATTGAGGATTGGACACTTTCTAAATAATCAAATGAAATGTTATGAATTTTATATTGCCGGATGTTTTTCAGAATGTCCGGCATCAATTAATGCGATAAGGAGGGGGATTGATGGAAGAACCAATGCTGCAACTAAAAAATCTATCAGTAAGTTTTGATACGAAAAACGGTGAGGTTGAAGCGGTTCGAGATGTCAGCTTGTCACTGAATAAAGGCGAAATTTTAGCTATCGTTGGAGAATCAGGATGTGGAAAAACGGTAATGAGCCAATCTGTTCTTAAGTTGTTGCCAAAAACCTCAAGAATCAAACAAGGGCGCATTATTGTTGACGGAGAAGATATTACGGATTACAAAGAAAAAGACATGCGAAAACTCAGAGGTGGGGTCTTGTCGATGGTTTTTCAGGACCCAATGACCACACTCAATCCGACGATTCCGATTGGAAAACAAATAACCGAATCAATCATAAAACATAATAAGGTTAGCAAAGAAGAAGCAAAAAAGCGGGGAATTGAAATGTTGAATTTGGTAGGGATTAACAAACCGGAAGAAATGTTTTCACTCCAACCGCATTTTTTTTCTGGCGGCATGCGGCAACGTTGTGTACTGGCGATTGCTTTGGCTTCCAAGCCTAAAATTTTGTTTGCGGATGAGGCGACAACCGCGTTAGATGTAACTGTTCAAGCGAAAATTCTTGATCTATTGCTGGATATTCGCGATAAGACCGGGATTTCAATTGTTTTTATTTCTCATGACTTGGGCGTAGTTGCAAAACTTGCTGATCGTGTGGCGGTGATGTATGCCGGTAAAATTGTTGAAATTGGCACCGCTGAAGAAGTGTTTTATGACCCGCGACATCCTTATGTCTGGGGATTAATGTCGGCATTACCGTCAATGACAAAAACCGGGAAGAGTTTGGCTACGATTCCCGGAGTGCCACCAGTGATGTTA
This is a stretch of genomic DNA from Acetobacterium woodii DSM 1030. It encodes these proteins:
- a CDS encoding ABC transporter substrate-binding protein; protein product: MSVKKKIAKLLVGVLCLSTIVSFSGCSSASADKKSTDGSDLSNTLVYAGEADESINPIINKSELSNIIFSGLMKYDATGQPIVDLAESYTYDEGSMTYTFKLRNGVKWQDGEPFTAQDVVFTYDKLTKDTTLSASVLSNYTDITKVEAIDDKTVAITLSQFNAAMLNNFTIGIIPKHLLDGQDLTTASFNQNPVGTGRYKFVEWDKTGATITLEKNEAYYDKIPNIDRVVYKTVAVENTKALMLESGEADLAWLNANYAEKFRGKDGYTNIDFTTADYRAVSMDYRTDFWINNKDSVGVLNDAIDKDAVVKSVLNNEGCTAYSPIQLNAFGGNTAADIYSYDLNKFAQEMQTLGWVKGDDGIYERNGQKFHFTIQVRDYEEERIDIANVVSKQLKEAGVDMEIVLVTKFDWKSGYNGFLSGYAVEFDPDALYAQFTTDGSANTMKYSNPVVDNLLTQARHEKDVTARKDLYGQFEVAFSQQPASVLIAYLDGNYVSISGLKGLDTKRVLGHHAVGVMWNIEDWTLSK
- a CDS encoding ABC transporter ATP-binding protein, coding for MEEPMLQLKNLSVSFDTKNGEVEAVRDVSLSLNKGEILAIVGESGCGKTVMSQSVLKLLPKTSRIKQGRIIVDGEDITDYKEKDMRKLRGGVLSMVFQDPMTTLNPTIPIGKQITESIIKHNKVSKEEAKKRGIEMLNLVGINKPEEMFSLQPHFFSGGMRQRCVLAIALASKPKILFADEATTALDVTVQAKILDLLLDIRDKTGISIVFISHDLGVVAKLADRVAVMYAGKIVEIGTAEEVFYDPRHPYVWGLMSALPSMTKTGKSLATIPGVPPVMLNPPPGDAFAVRNKFALAIDYDKMPPMYQISPTHYAATWLLDEKAPKIERPILLKRMD